The proteins below are encoded in one region of Maribacter aestuarii:
- a CDS encoding RNA polymerase sigma factor: MKELTNEELMTTVAKGDLDMLKILFERHHVHVFNFLYKMCGDKMLSEDLTQEVFYKLMKYRNSYNGGNFISWLFTIARNCLSTHFRKNKEYHEDINAVAYKFPSKQEDDVETYSQLQMALSKLNRSDRELIVLNRLQEIKYNEIAEIIGSTPGAVKTRVSRAIQKLKIIYFSNL, from the coding sequence TTGAAGGAATTAACCAACGAGGAATTGATGACCACTGTGGCTAAGGGAGACTTGGATATGCTCAAAATTCTCTTTGAAAGACACCACGTTCACGTTTTTAATTTCTTATACAAAATGTGTGGGGACAAAATGTTGAGTGAGGATTTGACCCAAGAGGTTTTTTATAAACTTATGAAGTATAGAAATTCTTATAATGGCGGCAATTTCATTTCTTGGCTATTTACCATCGCCAGAAATTGCTTAAGCACCCATTTTAGAAAAAACAAGGAATATCACGAGGATATAAATGCAGTTGCATACAAATTTCCTTCCAAGCAGGAGGATGATGTTGAAACGTATTCCCAACTCCAAATGGCACTATCGAAATTAAACCGGTCGGATAGAGAGCTTATTGTCCTTAATCGCCTTCAGGAAATAAAATATAATGAGATTGCCGAAATAATAGGAAGCACCCCTGGCGCTGTAAAGACCAGGGTAAGCAGAGCTATCCAAAAATTGAAAATAATATACTTTTCTAATCTATGA
- a CDS encoding zf-HC2 domain-containing protein, translated as MKKDENHIVALIQAYLDDELSVKKRASVDKHLIACESCKEKLLRFKELFQSLKEEAVLQPSDELRDNFLEALEQEKRAQVNLLTLNESKKGSSWTSSFLRIAAGIALLVGAFVLGSYQQKQKFDRDIALLETESLTMKQTAMLSLMDNQSARKRIQGVNFINQFESPDESIIKALTDRMLFDQNTNVRLTAVDALSRFTRSETVTSAFIEALATEKNPSVQIAIIENLVRIQESKATAPMRKLMEQEDTQPFVKEEINRVLSEII; from the coding sequence ATGAAGAAAGACGAAAACCATATCGTAGCATTAATTCAGGCATATTTAGACGATGAACTAAGCGTTAAAAAAAGAGCCTCGGTGGATAAACATTTGATTGCTTGTGAATCTTGTAAGGAGAAGCTTTTAAGGTTCAAAGAATTGTTCCAATCTTTAAAGGAAGAAGCCGTCCTGCAACCTTCAGATGAACTTAGAGATAATTTCCTTGAGGCTTTGGAACAAGAAAAAAGAGCTCAGGTCAATTTACTTACACTAAATGAATCGAAAAAGGGAAGCAGTTGGACAAGTTCGTTCCTTAGAATTGCCGCAGGCATTGCGCTACTTGTCGGTGCATTTGTGTTGGGAAGCTATCAGCAAAAGCAAAAATTCGATAGGGATATTGCACTTCTAGAAACGGAATCCTTGACAATGAAGCAAACCGCCATGCTATCCCTAATGGACAATCAATCCGCTCGAAAACGAATCCAGGGTGTGAATTTTATAAACCAATTTGAAAGTCCGGACGAGTCCATTATCAAAGCTTTGACCGATAGGATGCTATTTGACCAGAATACCAACGTTCGCTTAACCGCTGTGGATGCCTTATCCCGCTTTACGCGTTCAGAAACCGTAACATCGGCCTTTATTGAGGCGTTGGCCACGGAAAAAAATCCAAGTGTACAAATCGCAATTATTGAAAATTTAGTGCGGATTCAAGAAAGTAAGGCTACTGCTCCAATGCGCAAGCTAATGGAACAGGAGGATACCCAGCCTTTTGTAAAAGAAGAAATAAATAGAGTACTATCAGAAATCATATAA
- a CDS encoding S9 family peptidase: protein MKNYIFLFVLVLSTFGLNAQKTNFSYLDVYDLQYVSDPQISPNGDWVVYRRMGFDIMEDKATGNLWMVKSDGSQHQKLTSREESESNATWSPSGNQVAFTSNTDEGSEIFVFWIGSGKIAKISQLPFSPSSLTWSPDGKQLAFSMNVEKAPPVLAKMPKKPKDAKWADSPRITDRLYHEADGRGYIAPGFNHIFTIPSSGGAVRQITSGDYHHRGTLSWSADGKQIFFSGNRNEDWEYDFRNSEVYTVNVDDGSIKALTERNGPDTNPVVSPNGKYIAYIGFEDKVQAYQVRQLHVMNSDGSNKHVISNTLDRGVSNIVWNAKSDGLYFSYDNNGNSKIAHISLSGKVDELADNIGGTSIGRPYAGGSFTVSKGGTIAFTQTRPEYPSELAILGPKGKTPSKITALNIALLDYKNLGKVEEVWYKSTFDQRDIQGWVVYPPDYDPNKKYSFLVENHGGPILNYGDRFSAEMQLYAANGYIVFYPNPRGSTSYGEEFGNLLFNNYPGEDYNDVMDGVDYCISKGIAHEDQLFVTGGSAGGIMSAWMIGKNNRFEAAVVAKPVMNWISKTLVADNYFGYANSRYPGQPWENFEGYWKFSPLSLVGNIETPTMVLVGMDDLRTPPSEAKQLYHALKLRKVETVLVEIPGASHGIANRPSNLITKIAHTLAWLDKYKKPIE from the coding sequence GTGAAAAACTATATTTTTCTTTTCGTTCTAGTGCTTTCAACTTTTGGTCTAAACGCCCAAAAGACAAACTTTTCGTATTTGGATGTCTATGATTTGCAGTACGTATCCGACCCTCAAATTTCACCTAACGGTGATTGGGTAGTTTATCGTAGAATGGGATTTGATATCATGGAGGATAAGGCTACCGGAAATCTTTGGATGGTTAAGAGCGACGGTTCCCAACATCAAAAATTAACGTCCAGGGAAGAAAGTGAATCCAATGCAACTTGGTCGCCCTCCGGAAACCAAGTGGCATTTACGAGTAACACGGACGAAGGTTCGGAGATATTTGTTTTTTGGATAGGTTCTGGGAAAATCGCAAAAATTTCACAATTACCTTTTAGTCCTAGTTCTTTGACCTGGTCACCGGACGGCAAACAGTTGGCCTTTTCCATGAACGTTGAAAAAGCCCCTCCGGTACTGGCCAAAATGCCCAAGAAACCAAAAGACGCCAAATGGGCAGACAGTCCCAGGATTACGGATAGGCTCTATCACGAGGCGGACGGCAGGGGTTACATTGCACCCGGCTTTAATCACATCTTCACCATCCCATCAAGTGGAGGAGCGGTAAGACAAATTACTTCTGGAGACTATCACCATAGGGGAACGCTTTCTTGGAGTGCTGACGGTAAACAGATTTTTTTTTCAGGGAATAGAAATGAAGATTGGGAATACGATTTTAGGAACAGTGAAGTGTATACCGTGAACGTTGATGACGGTTCCATCAAGGCCCTAACGGAAAGAAATGGGCCCGATACGAACCCTGTGGTTTCGCCCAATGGAAAATACATTGCCTATATCGGATTTGAAGATAAGGTACAGGCCTATCAAGTGAGACAATTGCATGTCATGAACAGCGACGGAAGCAATAAACACGTTATTTCCAATACTTTGGACAGGGGAGTTTCCAATATTGTTTGGAACGCAAAGAGTGACGGACTCTATTTTTCCTATGACAATAATGGCAACAGTAAAATTGCCCATATAAGTTTAAGTGGTAAGGTAGATGAATTGGCAGACAATATTGGAGGTACCTCGATAGGACGACCCTATGCCGGAGGTTCGTTTACGGTTTCGAAAGGTGGTACCATCGCTTTTACACAAACTAGACCTGAATATCCATCAGAGTTGGCAATTTTAGGACCTAAAGGAAAAACTCCATCCAAGATAACTGCCTTAAACATCGCCTTGTTGGATTACAAGAACTTGGGAAAAGTGGAGGAGGTTTGGTATAAATCTACTTTTGACCAACGTGATATTCAGGGTTGGGTGGTTTATCCACCGGATTACGACCCCAATAAGAAATATTCTTTCTTGGTGGAAAACCATGGAGGACCTATTTTAAACTATGGAGATCGTTTTTCTGCAGAAATGCAGTTGTACGCTGCAAACGGTTACATCGTTTTCTATCCAAACCCACGTGGGAGTACCAGTTATGGTGAAGAGTTTGGTAATTTGTTATTCAATAATTATCCCGGGGAAGATTACAATGACGTTATGGACGGCGTTGATTATTGCATCTCAAAAGGAATTGCCCATGAAGACCAGTTGTTCGTTACAGGAGGTAGCGCAGGTGGCATCATGTCCGCATGGATGATTGGAAAGAACAATAGGTTTGAGGCAGCTGTGGTCGCCAAGCCGGTAATGAATTGGATAAGTAAGACTTTGGTAGCGGACAACTATTTTGGTTATGCCAATTCCAGATATCCTGGTCAACCATGGGAAAATTTTGAGGGCTATTGGAAATTTTCGCCACTTTCTCTCGTTGGTAATATAGAGACTCCTACCATGGTATTGGTAGGAATGGACGATTTGCGTACACCACCTAGTGAAGCTAAGCAATTGTATCATGCCTTGAAGCTAAGAAAGGTGGAAACGGTCCTTGTAGAAATTCCAGGGGCAAGCCACGGAATCGCCAACAGACCTAGCAACTTAATTACTAAAATAGCACATACTTTGGCTTGGCTGGACAAGTATAAAAAACCCATAGAATAG
- a CDS encoding DUF4097 family beta strand repeat-containing protein, with protein MNKLSLLVILSFFAWNLPAQNDYSKSLDGVEWVKIESKSEIILKTHDKNELLIKVFNQEPKPEKAQGLKLVGVGGEDNTDVGFNVIQSGNNLVVESVRKSGGAEIYLPKSQNVSVTNTWDGDIYIEGFSGEVEANANLNGGLNLTNLSGPITAYSLNEGIRVEFDNINQNSPILIRTTNGEIDVTLPANTSANLELSSWNGDVYSNFDLKRPKKDGLTSLSRKDIKGAINNGGVNITLKSTNGNIYLRKK; from the coding sequence ATGAATAAATTATCATTACTTGTAATCCTAAGTTTTTTTGCTTGGAACCTCCCGGCACAAAATGATTATTCAAAATCATTGGATGGTGTAGAATGGGTTAAAATTGAATCCAAATCCGAAATCATTTTAAAAACGCACGATAAAAACGAATTGCTCATTAAAGTTTTTAATCAAGAACCTAAACCTGAAAAAGCCCAAGGACTTAAGCTTGTGGGTGTAGGTGGTGAAGACAATACCGATGTAGGCTTTAATGTAATTCAATCTGGAAACAACCTCGTTGTAGAGAGTGTTAGGAAATCTGGCGGTGCAGAAATATACTTGCCCAAATCCCAAAACGTTTCTGTGACCAATACTTGGGACGGGGATATTTATATTGAGGGTTTTAGTGGTGAAGTAGAGGCCAATGCCAATCTTAACGGAGGCCTTAATTTAACCAATTTATCAGGTCCAATAACCGCCTACTCCTTGAACGAAGGAATACGGGTAGAGTTTGACAACATAAACCAAAATTCCCCTATTTTGATTCGAACAACTAACGGGGAAATTGATGTCACCTTGCCCGCTAACACATCGGCAAATTTGGAATTAAGTTCTTGGAACGGGGACGTATATTCCAACTTCGATCTAAAAAGACCAAAAAAAGATGGTTTAACATCGCTGTCCAGAAAGGACATAAAAGGAGCTATCAATAATGGAGGAGTAAATATCACATTGAAGTCCACCAATGGAAATATCTACCTCAGAAAGAAATAA
- a CDS encoding DUF2141 domain-containing protein, whose amino-acid sequence MKIEKSLLLLIVSLTCSFGFGQHKLSLDISGVSSDNGNVCVAIYQDQNSFLKFDKVFKIGSERAVKGSTHIEIDDIPVGEYAVAIFHDENGNEKLDTNFMGIPKEAIAFSRAKMKMFGPPKFDECAFEIVSNTNIHINLQ is encoded by the coding sequence ATGAAAATTGAAAAATCATTGCTTTTGCTCATTGTTTCTCTAACCTGTTCGTTTGGGTTTGGTCAGCATAAGCTTAGTTTGGATATTAGTGGTGTTAGTTCAGATAATGGTAACGTATGCGTGGCCATTTATCAAGACCAGAATTCCTTTTTAAAGTTCGATAAGGTTTTTAAGATAGGCTCGGAAAGGGCGGTGAAGGGGAGTACCCATATAGAGATTGATGATATCCCTGTAGGGGAGTATGCTGTTGCCATTTTTCATGATGAAAATGGGAACGAAAAACTCGATACCAACTTTATGGGCATACCTAAGGAAGCAATAGCATTTTCAAGGGCAAAAATGAAAATGTTCGGACCACCTAAGTTTGACGAATGTGCTTTTGAAATAGTCTCCAATACCAATATTCATATTAATTTGCAGTAA
- a CDS encoding TonB-dependent receptor plug domain-containing protein: protein MKKVLIFFTVLTLLSSTGCNSSKQTTTSKSNLNRELTETNKGNISLLQRISQKRGIIVRNGVPIINKTANSLSSSATEEPLYVLNSQIIGSSFKSIDAIVDNFVVESIEILSGAEAASYGTQAANGVILIKTYD, encoded by the coding sequence ATGAAAAAAGTATTGATCTTCTTTACAGTACTAACGCTACTATCCTCTACAGGTTGTAACTCCTCCAAACAGACCACTACTTCAAAATCCAATTTAAATAGAGAATTAACGGAGACGAACAAGGGCAATATATCTTTATTGCAAAGAATAAGTCAGAAAAGAGGAATTATTGTTAGAAACGGGGTTCCAATCATTAATAAAACGGCAAATTCTCTTTCCTCTAGCGCTACGGAAGAACCTCTGTATGTGCTTAATTCACAAATTATAGGTAGCTCCTTTAAATCTATAGATGCTATTGTTGATAATTTTGTTGTAGAGAGTATTGAAATATTGAGCGGAGCCGAGGCAGCTTCCTACGGGACCCAAGCAGCAAACGGGGTCATCCTCATAAAAACATACGACTAA
- a CDS encoding carboxypeptidase-like regulatory domain-containing protein, whose amino-acid sequence MKINSKSLFYLIFTCFVFNFLQAQTLTSVVLDSSTQKPIPYVTVLLNNSGVITNEEGRFLFQLNGDVTENDSLRVSCIGYESIGKPLNEFDGKVIYLSPKAIELKEVIVSNKNYTPREIIDLVEENLEKNYQYGYTKKRLFLRESYQNTIDKTNYSIKESTIDAFNKSFLDSVLRTVPKNDTYYTESLGDLYGNEDDDEQKLSLIKASELYDKSKRLDLENLEERFNQIIKKNVKTDSYFKVKSGLFGTKVDADELFEADIDSTDVNALNKQLEEKKKEKENQKEFFANYKRRTLGNLYSNLPIFKDTDYNVLQRPGRYDLTLEDFTYIGDKALYVISFSPKRSEEFKGKLYINSDDFALVKMEFENVTPLRKFKLLGVSLNEYLAKGSILFGKGDNGLYSLKYYEIIKGNKVGFKRPVRIIEKNKNVRGRRKQNELHLKIDAAFSGINRYEVVVFDTEPINEAQFESLSEDNNVLPQYMPNYNADFWKGYTIMEPNTAIKEFTSEVQLEK is encoded by the coding sequence ATGAAAATCAATTCCAAGTCGTTATTCTATTTAATTTTTACCTGTTTCGTATTCAACTTTCTCCAAGCGCAAACACTTACCTCGGTCGTACTGGACTCGTCTACACAAAAACCCATTCCTTACGTAACGGTTTTATTGAACAACAGCGGTGTCATTACCAATGAAGAAGGTAGATTTTTGTTTCAATTAAATGGTGACGTTACTGAGAACGACTCCCTTAGAGTATCCTGTATAGGCTACGAATCCATTGGAAAACCATTGAACGAGTTTGACGGAAAAGTAATTTACCTAAGCCCAAAGGCTATAGAACTTAAAGAAGTAATCGTTTCCAATAAGAACTATACCCCAAGGGAAATTATAGATTTGGTGGAAGAGAATCTAGAGAAAAACTACCAATACGGATACACAAAAAAACGTTTATTTCTTAGGGAATCTTACCAAAACACGATTGATAAGACCAATTACTCCATAAAAGAATCCACAATAGATGCGTTCAACAAATCATTTTTGGATAGTGTCTTGCGCACGGTTCCAAAGAATGACACCTACTATACCGAGAGTCTTGGAGACTTATATGGCAACGAAGATGATGATGAACAAAAACTGAGCCTGATCAAAGCCTCAGAACTGTATGACAAAAGCAAACGTCTGGATTTGGAAAATTTGGAAGAACGTTTTAATCAAATCATTAAAAAGAATGTAAAAACCGATTCTTATTTTAAGGTAAAGTCGGGTCTTTTCGGGACGAAAGTAGATGCCGATGAACTTTTTGAGGCGGATATTGATTCTACCGATGTTAATGCCTTGAACAAGCAGCTAGAAGAAAAGAAAAAGGAGAAAGAGAATCAAAAAGAATTCTTCGCCAACTACAAACGAAGAACATTGGGAAATCTGTATTCCAACCTTCCCATTTTTAAGGACACGGACTATAATGTCCTGCAACGACCTGGACGTTATGATTTGACTTTGGAAGATTTTACCTATATCGGGGACAAAGCCTTGTACGTAATAAGCTTCAGCCCAAAGCGTTCAGAGGAGTTTAAGGGAAAATTATACATTAATTCAGATGACTTTGCCCTGGTGAAAATGGAATTTGAAAACGTAACACCACTTCGCAAATTTAAATTGTTAGGGGTTTCATTGAACGAGTATTTGGCAAAAGGAAGCATCCTTTTCGGAAAAGGCGACAATGGCCTTTACAGCTTAAAATACTATGAAATTATTAAAGGGAATAAAGTTGGCTTCAAAAGACCGGTACGCATTATAGAGAAAAATAAAAATGTTAGAGGTAGGCGAAAACAGAACGAACTACACTTAAAAATTGATGCCGCTTTTAGTGGTATTAACAGGTATGAAGTTGTGGTTTTTGACACAGAGCCCATAAACGAAGCGCAATTTGAAAGTCTTTCAGAAGATAACAATGTGCTCCCACAATACATGCCCAACTATAATGCAGATTTCTGGAAAGGATATACCATCATGGAGCCTAATACAGCTATTAAGGAATTCACCTCCGAAGTACAGCTAGAGAAATAG
- a CDS encoding nuclear transport factor 2 family protein, with protein sequence METKEIAEKLVKWCKDGDFEKPYKELYSPNIVSIENDGTSEGGRVEGFEGIQKKGEWWQENFEVHNTSVSEPIVADNWFSLRFEMDTTHKPSGHRSTMSEIAVYEVKEGKIVKEQFFYDEA encoded by the coding sequence ATGGAAACAAAAGAGATTGCTGAAAAACTCGTAAAATGGTGTAAAGACGGAGATTTTGAAAAGCCCTATAAAGAACTGTACAGTCCAAACATCGTGAGTATTGAAAACGATGGAACCTCGGAAGGTGGTCGTGTTGAAGGCTTTGAAGGCATACAGAAAAAAGGGGAGTGGTGGCAAGAGAATTTTGAAGTACATAACACTTCCGTGTCCGAACCTATAGTTGCGGACAACTGGTTTTCGCTTCGCTTTGAAATGGATACTACGCACAAACCATCCGGACATCGATCGACAATGTCGGAAATAGCAGTTTATGAGGTCAAAGAAGGCAAAATTGTGAAAGAGCAGTTTTTTTATGATGAGGCATAA
- a CDS encoding S41 family peptidase produces MRTIFMLFLLSISIQSNAQGTQLLRQPTVSDTEIVFVYANDLWKTNINGGTAIRLTSNEGYEMLPHFSPDGKQIAFTAEYDGNIDVFVIPSDGGEPKRLTYHPSNDFVQGWTPEGAVLFRSGRTAKPTLTDRFYTVPVSGGFPTAIDLPNAAFGEISPDGKHMAYVPLRAWDAEWRNYRGGQAVPIWIVNMETKELERIPQPTKERHLDPVWFKNKVFYLSERDYASNIWSFDIDTQEEKQITFHKKFDVKSLDASLRHIVYEQGGYLHLLNPETGAAKKLNITVNGDMNFARPRWENVTAGQLSNPNLSPTGKRAIFEHRGEIFTVPKENGTWRNLTSSPGIADRAPIWSPKGDKIAWFSDKSGEYQLVVSDQDGANQKYYPLPNHTFYFQPDWSPDGNYIAYSDTHYNIWVIDLASGDVEKVATDNYAHPNRTMNPVWSPDSKWIAFPKQLKSHFKAIFAYNIGTKQTVQLTDGMADAISPVWDENGKYLYFLASTNYGLQSGWLDMSSYDTDLTRSLYTIVLSKTDAAPSLPKTDEEKIDKEAISDKNKKKDKKDEEETPEPVTVKLDADGIYNRTVALKLDSRNYLSLAVGPKNIIFIAEQIPNEEGVKVHKYDIEKMEPEEYATGVSEMVVSSDRKNILLRQNGSWMLSATDGKPDPAKDKLSINMKVKVDPAQEYQQIFKEGWRFMRDFLYVDNVHGAPWDTVYEWYSPWIQHVRHRTDLNYVVDILSGEVSIGHSFVYGGDFPDVKEVPVGLLGADLSIENGFYKIDKIYNGENWNPDLYAPLAQPGINVKVGDFITHINGKELKEGVNPYQLLEQTADREITIKVNSTPSLSGSKDILIKPVESERGLRTYDWMEGNRRKVDELSGGKLAYVYVPNTGGGGFTSFNRYYFSQQDKKGVIIDERNNGGGSAADYMIDIMSRELFGYFNSRTETNRPWTTPMAGIWGPKVMLINENAGSGGDLLPYMFHAKEIGPLVGTRTWGGLVGTWDTPNFIDGGRMVAPRGGFFDVNGQWAVEGDGVAPDIEVIQNPKLVLQGKDPQLEKGVEEAMRLLKTEEFEMKSEPAPPLKWKRPEGFDEE; encoded by the coding sequence ATGAGAACCATATTCATGCTTTTTCTGCTTTCCATTTCAATACAAAGCAATGCCCAAGGCACCCAATTACTACGTCAGCCCACGGTTTCGGATACTGAAATCGTATTCGTCTACGCCAATGACCTGTGGAAAACCAATATAAATGGTGGCACGGCAATTCGACTTACCAGCAACGAGGGTTATGAAATGCTGCCCCATTTCTCTCCTGATGGAAAACAAATTGCCTTTACGGCCGAATATGATGGTAACATCGATGTTTTTGTAATCCCATCAGACGGCGGGGAGCCCAAACGATTGACCTATCATCCCAGCAACGACTTTGTGCAAGGTTGGACACCCGAAGGTGCCGTTTTGTTCCGTTCGGGAAGAACAGCCAAACCGACCCTCACCGATAGATTTTACACCGTACCGGTTAGCGGTGGTTTTCCAACCGCCATTGATTTGCCCAATGCGGCCTTTGGTGAAATTTCACCTGATGGCAAACATATGGCCTATGTACCATTAAGAGCTTGGGATGCGGAATGGCGCAATTATAGAGGCGGGCAAGCCGTACCCATCTGGATCGTGAATATGGAGACCAAAGAATTGGAGAGGATTCCACAGCCAACGAAGGAACGTCACTTGGATCCGGTATGGTTTAAAAACAAAGTATTTTACTTGTCCGAGCGCGATTATGCGAGTAACATCTGGTCTTTTGATATAGATACACAAGAGGAGAAGCAAATCACCTTTCACAAAAAATTCGATGTAAAAAGTTTGGATGCAAGTTTACGACATATTGTTTACGAACAGGGAGGCTATCTCCATTTATTGAATCCCGAGACCGGAGCTGCAAAAAAATTGAATATAACGGTAAACGGGGATATGAATTTTGCCCGCCCACGATGGGAAAACGTAACTGCAGGACAACTTTCAAATCCAAACCTGTCCCCTACCGGAAAACGTGCCATTTTTGAACATCGGGGGGAAATTTTTACAGTCCCAAAAGAAAACGGTACTTGGCGTAATTTGACCAGTTCTCCTGGTATTGCGGACAGAGCACCGATATGGTCGCCCAAGGGGGATAAAATAGCTTGGTTTTCCGATAAAAGCGGTGAATACCAATTGGTGGTTTCCGATCAAGACGGAGCAAATCAAAAATACTATCCACTTCCAAACCACACTTTTTATTTTCAGCCCGATTGGTCGCCTGATGGTAATTATATTGCCTATTCCGATACACATTATAATATTTGGGTCATCGACTTAGCTAGTGGAGATGTAGAAAAAGTAGCAACCGATAATTATGCCCATCCTAACCGGACCATGAATCCGGTTTGGTCTCCAGACAGCAAATGGATCGCCTTCCCTAAGCAGTTAAAAAGTCACTTTAAGGCTATTTTTGCCTATAATATCGGAACAAAACAAACCGTGCAACTAACAGATGGCATGGCGGACGCCATTAGTCCGGTATGGGACGAGAATGGAAAATACCTTTATTTTCTGGCCAGTACCAATTATGGATTGCAGTCCGGTTGGCTGGATATGAGTTCTTATGATACCGACCTTACTCGAAGCCTCTACACCATCGTTTTATCAAAAACTGATGCAGCTCCCAGCCTGCCAAAAACCGATGAGGAAAAAATTGATAAGGAGGCCATATCGGACAAGAATAAGAAAAAAGATAAAAAGGACGAAGAAGAAACTCCAGAGCCGGTTACCGTAAAATTAGATGCGGATGGTATATACAACCGCACCGTTGCTTTGAAATTGGACAGCCGAAACTATCTCTCCCTCGCCGTGGGACCAAAAAATATAATTTTCATAGCGGAGCAGATTCCTAACGAAGAAGGCGTAAAGGTCCATAAATATGATATCGAGAAAATGGAACCCGAAGAATATGCTACCGGTGTTTCTGAAATGGTGGTTTCTTCCGATAGAAAGAATATACTATTGAGGCAAAATGGTTCTTGGATGCTTTCAGCCACCGACGGCAAGCCAGATCCGGCTAAGGACAAACTTTCCATTAACATGAAAGTAAAAGTAGACCCTGCGCAAGAGTATCAGCAAATCTTTAAAGAAGGCTGGCGTTTTATGCGCGATTTTCTATATGTAGATAACGTTCATGGCGCGCCTTGGGATACTGTATACGAATGGTACTCCCCTTGGATTCAGCACGTAAGACATCGTACGGACCTTAATTACGTAGTGGATATTCTCAGCGGTGAAGTAAGTATTGGACATTCCTTTGTCTATGGTGGTGATTTCCCGGATGTAAAGGAAGTACCCGTTGGTCTTTTAGGAGCCGATTTATCCATTGAAAATGGCTTTTATAAAATTGATAAAATATACAATGGGGAAAACTGGAATCCTGATTTATATGCTCCATTGGCCCAACCCGGAATAAATGTAAAGGTCGGGGATTTTATTACTCACATCAATGGAAAAGAACTTAAAGAAGGTGTAAATCCTTACCAATTATTAGAACAGACGGCAGATCGGGAAATAACGATCAAAGTGAATTCAACACCTAGCCTTTCGGGCTCAAAAGATATTCTTATTAAGCCTGTGGAAAGCGAACGTGGTCTAAGAACATATGATTGGATGGAAGGAAACCGAAGAAAAGTTGATGAACTGTCCGGCGGAAAATTGGCATATGTCTATGTGCCGAATACCGGAGGAGGTGGTTTCACCTCTTTTAACCGCTATTATTTTTCTCAACAAGATAAAAAAGGGGTCATTATAGACGAGCGAAATAACGGAGGAGGTTCCGCTGCCGATTATATGATCGACATTATGTCCCGGGAACTCTTCGGATATTTTAATAGCAGAACGGAGACCAATAGACCGTGGACCACCCCAATGGCGGGAATATGGGGGCCTAAGGTGATGCTGATTAACGAAAATGCAGGTTCTGGTGGTGACTTGTTACCCTATATGTTCCACGCAAAAGAGATAGGCCCTTTGGTAGGAACACGAACCTGGGGCGGACTTGTAGGCACATGGGACACTCCCAATTTTATTGATGGTGGCAGAATGGTAGCACCCCGCGGTGGTTTCTTTGATGTGAATGGCCAATGGGCTGTTGAGGGAGACGGAGTCGCGCCCGATATTGAAGTTATCCAAAATCCAAAACTGGTATTGCAAGGTAAAGACCCACAGCTAGAAAAAGGCGTTGAAGAAGCAATGCGTTTATTAAAAACCGAAGAATTTGAAATGAAATCTGAGCCTGCACCGCCCCTTAAATGGAAACGACCGGAAGGTTTTGATGAAGAGTAA
- a CDS encoding DUF423 domain-containing protein: MVLLAQSIGALYGLLAIIFGAFGAHMLKKSFTPEQLASFETGVKYQMYHSLVLLMLSFNLNLDTDLEKYMIYCFVIGTFLFSFSIYGLCLSASKGRKLKFLGPITPIGGLFLVMGWSMLLYSIIRNLL; encoded by the coding sequence ATGGTTCTTTTAGCGCAGTCCATAGGGGCATTATACGGTTTATTGGCAATTATCTTTGGCGCTTTTGGCGCACATATGCTGAAAAAATCTTTTACTCCGGAGCAATTGGCAAGTTTTGAAACGGGCGTAAAATATCAAATGTATCACTCGTTGGTATTGCTGATGCTCAGTTTTAATCTAAACCTAGATACCGATTTAGAGAAGTATATGATTTACTGTTTTGTAATCGGGACCTTCCTTTTCTCATTCAGTATTTATGGTCTGTGTTTAAGCGCATCAAAAGGTAGGAAATTAAAGTTTTTAGGCCCAATTACACCTATTGGCGGTTTGTTCTTGGTTATGGGCTGGAGTATGTTACTGTACTCTATTATAAGAAATCTTTTATAA